Proteins encoded in a region of the Paenibacillus sp. W2I17 genome:
- a CDS encoding fibronectin type III domain-containing protein, giving the protein MKKSGKRVKKQAEQLTKVVLAFALLSPQALLLEWGATTVMAETVETIGIVSDTSSMKAVQSSKVKVEMNSDGKYRIVLIPNTNVFYGGDTGNVSTIIDHNGSPVNFKTLPLNYYRINNNVIEMSRQKDNVEYILRVSIVNATSQGGYMKVELEAINRSGSALNLGGTFYWDTMVNGNDASPFEVIENGWRNYSGGVQVTAFYANTYNVVNADRIYMGQYSGPDNAQLTGGSSPSSFTPGQTVTASDTAAQFWWNAKATANQASRKFSTIVGIGPQNVPPSFTLTAPSSGQTYYKGEQLQISGTTRDTDVGDLLTVKWSIDGGSENILTQMTATGSNQSFNTNYTLPDTLPDGTHTLQVWVMDDKGGVSSAGTVNFTVRSFVVPGTPTYTLVNSNNLTVNWDKKANDASVTYELKNMTTNQIVDTGISNSRQVTGLTPNTSYSFAVRAKNSSGSFTGYSSPSTKYTLANPPAAAAVTQSGNSVTVSWNNNSNPAGTQYKTEIRSPGGQVLATGTTTSTRTEFALTGLADGKYEVFVAALNGEGIQTPFISAGEMIKDTTGPTAPSVTVTPSSWTKEDVLITVEEGKDALSGTQKTEVKVGPAGEWREYSAPFTVNSEGNTTVMARSIDAFGNTGQETAVTARVDRTAPTPPVISLNPPEWSKAVVIVTLTEGTDEASGIGLTQYKLGSEGEWIDYKAPFTLSEEGITEIYARSVDRAANVSASTSATARIDKTGPEQPTITLSEEDWTNQDVTFAINSGEDAGSGLAKSQYRLNKEGPWIDYTGEVTVTDEGETIVYARSLDRVGNISTSAQATVRIDTTAPTEPVISLSPSGWSKEHVQFTIAGSVDEQAISYEYSMNDAPYIAGNTGTVSTNGATTIRARARDTVGNVSKEVSRIAYVDQMAPTITFAPNGHAWTDIDISTTIQYADAHSGIQERERFYQVTNSAESPEHWLEARSDQHKISIESEGIWYIHSKTMDRAGNTYETTSSPYLIQRKPQQPTHVKTTQIAETSAELTVDLPTGERYTDGYQYEITNKTTGQSWTLDYPNQSIIDNSLSGGQVYEYEVRVRNHTGVSDAVSVQVLTTPAAPGTLHVRKVDSQPNLAEIHFDSVRGADAYRIIATTSDGATVFDQTVSDPGSLPYVSNLVPGTIHNISVTAMNESGAGGSSRTGFLTLPAMPGEFMAVQIQENDISLTWETVTSATYYGLSRDGTAIYEGEQTEYLDSGLDSGTEYSYTLIAGNETGTGPLAGLPLLKTLPGKVSGLQVSDASTGSLRLNWEAVRGADRYELWLNGEKSGTVPAGNQEWVYAGLSSGTSYQLDVQAVNGSGQGILSSVSGTTLPESPSGLHVVQVTEQGAILSWEPVAGATKYRVVIDGQSHEISDTQLAVHHLSSSHEYTYEVQAGNAAGYGASTSSTILTLPSRPEGLNVTSTGETSIGLAWQAVDTANLYIVKINGTEVGRTSELAYTAEELLPGTEYALEVQATNASGTGETAQLIRLSKPVSPAEVLVDPGVHHAKVSWSIVEGAAEYVIEQNGKEIYRGIENEATITGLQDGTLHRYQLWAVNRQETRSEATDVSLLTLPEKPVKIAVYDVAKNSLGLDFSNTGVQGADHYVIERDGREITQMDSSETHFVDKDLLPGTKYTYVIRAVNTSGTSAPLTFSVMTQTLPLVAESITVKAGTHVVDLAWDVVQGAAAYEIRNQVTGDVQSVSEPSVHLNSMLDGTAYEFELVAINEDGHRSESIQIQVLTKPISPQTAGITHITDQTAVLDLTGSSTRGAEQFIIMRDGVEVAKVPADQASFEDDGLTPGEHYTYTIKTSNATGESDSGFEVHLRTLPAIIHEPLHASKIGEKEGWISWPKVQGAEGYTIRIGDQMFTTIEEGDITEVRLTHLESATRYDQVQIIPYNTAGSGSPMTVIPFYTLPHVDSLEMKIYPETDHAKLEWDFPYVNETFVVLLDGTEVYRGTQKELIIDQLDAGKQYPIEIHTVNDQGDASEKLAYSVLTKPAAPVKVEYHSAKDHIRLLLEQSRVEGAEQFIIERDGVEIARVPADELFYDDKELEPGVNYIYIVKAMNASGSSDGGYYLHAMTLPGSAASSPVVEGRSMYGADIVWELIPGAGGYRVYRNEELVGTTTETSIHVSELNSAERYTDFAIVPFNEAGEGEALQVPEFETLPSEDLTVAAVAQGTSAIKLTWELDSINEVIVITHKDREIYRGTQRSHVWTGLNAEQHYEVEVWTENSAGEKSERKRAAAMTFPYPLSSWSGGGATPSPNASEQADEASSQPEPSDEQPELPAKKSIKFIDISQTFNKDQITWLAEQNIIQGVSETRFEPRRPITRAEFTALIVRLMGVDTTVNEQHGFQDVKDEDWFAPEIKAAVHHKMVQGMGNGKFAPYALVTREQASKIIANVVRKIRPESLTSPRVFTDQTDVSDWAKEEVQELAGLYMITGYEDGSFRPMQHLSRSEAAALIFRLNKLIQVMDEKRTDQVEKASAFNRHI; this is encoded by the coding sequence TTGAAGAAATCAGGAAAACGTGTGAAGAAACAAGCGGAACAGTTAACCAAAGTGGTGCTGGCATTTGCGTTATTATCACCTCAAGCCCTGTTGCTTGAATGGGGTGCAACGACGGTAATGGCTGAAACGGTTGAAACGATCGGGATTGTATCCGATACGTCCAGCATGAAGGCTGTACAGTCCTCCAAGGTGAAAGTGGAGATGAACAGTGATGGCAAATACAGAATTGTATTAATACCAAACACAAATGTATTTTACGGTGGTGATACAGGGAATGTATCTACGATTATCGACCATAATGGATCACCCGTGAACTTCAAAACATTGCCGCTTAACTATTACCGAATTAACAATAATGTGATTGAAATGTCCCGGCAAAAGGACAATGTCGAATATATTTTGCGTGTATCTATCGTCAATGCCACGTCACAAGGTGGGTACATGAAGGTTGAACTGGAAGCCATCAACCGCAGCGGATCGGCACTGAATTTGGGTGGAACATTTTATTGGGATACGATGGTGAATGGAAATGATGCATCTCCGTTTGAAGTCATCGAGAATGGATGGCGCAATTACAGCGGTGGTGTTCAGGTCACCGCTTTTTATGCCAACACGTACAACGTTGTGAATGCAGATCGCATATACATGGGACAGTACAGCGGTCCGGACAATGCGCAGCTAACAGGGGGTTCTTCACCTTCGTCATTCACTCCAGGCCAGACCGTTACGGCTAGTGATACAGCTGCGCAATTCTGGTGGAATGCCAAAGCAACAGCGAATCAGGCTTCACGCAAATTTTCAACGATCGTGGGAATCGGCCCTCAGAACGTTCCGCCTTCATTTACACTAACGGCTCCTTCTTCGGGGCAAACGTATTACAAAGGCGAGCAACTTCAGATTTCTGGTACAACACGAGATACGGATGTAGGCGACCTGTTGACCGTGAAATGGTCCATTGATGGTGGGTCTGAGAACATTTTGACCCAGATGACCGCGACGGGTTCGAATCAGTCTTTCAACACCAATTACACATTGCCTGACACCTTGCCAGATGGCACACACACATTGCAAGTATGGGTCATGGATGACAAAGGTGGGGTGTCCTCAGCAGGAACCGTTAACTTCACGGTAAGAAGTTTTGTTGTGCCCGGAACGCCGACATACACATTGGTTAATTCTAATAACTTGACGGTCAACTGGGATAAGAAGGCCAATGACGCCTCTGTTACGTATGAGCTGAAGAATATGACCACGAATCAGATCGTGGATACAGGTATATCAAACAGTCGGCAGGTGACTGGACTCACTCCGAATACCAGTTATTCTTTTGCTGTACGTGCCAAAAATTCAAGTGGTTCCTTCACGGGGTACTCCAGTCCATCCACCAAATATACATTGGCGAATCCACCCGCTGCTGCGGCTGTGACACAATCAGGCAACTCTGTTACAGTGAGTTGGAATAATAATAGCAATCCTGCGGGCACCCAATACAAAACGGAAATACGCAGTCCAGGTGGGCAAGTCCTCGCAACGGGAACAACAACTTCCACACGTACAGAATTCGCCCTGACCGGACTCGCGGACGGAAAATATGAAGTATTTGTGGCGGCACTGAATGGTGAAGGGATACAGACCCCGTTTATATCCGCTGGAGAGATGATTAAAGATACGACGGGTCCAACTGCTCCTTCCGTTACAGTGACTCCATCCTCATGGACCAAGGAAGATGTTCTCATCACGGTTGAAGAAGGAAAGGATGCCTTGAGCGGAACTCAGAAGACTGAAGTTAAAGTTGGTCCGGCAGGAGAATGGCGTGAATACAGTGCTCCGTTTACCGTAAACAGTGAAGGCAACACAACTGTTATGGCACGAAGTATTGATGCGTTTGGGAATACAGGACAGGAAACGGCTGTGACAGCCAGGGTAGATCGGACGGCACCAACGCCTCCCGTCATATCGTTGAATCCGCCTGAATGGTCAAAAGCGGTGGTTATCGTGACATTAACGGAGGGTACGGACGAAGCGAGTGGCATTGGTCTGACGCAGTATAAGCTTGGAAGCGAGGGAGAATGGATCGACTACAAGGCTCCTTTTACACTAAGTGAAGAAGGGATAACCGAGATTTATGCACGAAGTGTTGATCGGGCCGCCAATGTCAGTGCTTCCACTTCGGCAACAGCCAGAATCGACAAGACTGGGCCTGAGCAACCAACGATTACGTTAAGTGAAGAGGATTGGACGAATCAGGATGTAACTTTTGCGATAAACAGTGGTGAAGATGCGGGCAGTGGGCTTGCCAAGAGCCAATATCGACTTAACAAAGAAGGTCCCTGGATCGATTACACGGGCGAAGTGACGGTTACCGATGAGGGAGAAACGATCGTATATGCACGCTCACTTGACCGTGTAGGCAATATAAGCACGTCCGCTCAGGCTACAGTTCGAATTGACACGACAGCTCCAACCGAGCCGGTGATTAGTTTAAGCCCTTCTGGATGGAGTAAAGAACATGTGCAATTCACTATCGCTGGAAGTGTGGATGAACAAGCGATATCCTATGAATACAGCATGAACGATGCTCCTTATATTGCAGGCAATACGGGTACAGTAAGCACAAACGGCGCTACCACCATTCGGGCTAGAGCAAGGGATACTGTTGGCAATGTAAGCAAGGAAGTGAGTCGAATCGCCTATGTGGATCAGATGGCTCCAACGATTACATTTGCACCGAACGGACATGCTTGGACGGATATAGATATATCCACTACCATTCAGTATGCCGATGCCCACTCAGGCATTCAGGAACGGGAACGATTCTATCAAGTTACGAACAGTGCAGAATCACCGGAGCATTGGCTTGAAGCTCGCTCTGACCAGCATAAAATATCCATCGAATCGGAAGGTATATGGTACATCCATTCGAAAACCATGGACAGAGCAGGGAATACATATGAGACAACATCATCACCTTACCTTATTCAACGCAAGCCCCAGCAACCGACTCATGTGAAAACGACACAGATCGCTGAGACTTCAGCTGAACTTACAGTGGATTTGCCAACTGGGGAAAGGTATACCGATGGATATCAGTATGAGATAACGAATAAAACGACAGGACAGTCATGGACACTGGATTATCCTAACCAAAGTATAATCGATAACTCCCTAAGTGGTGGTCAGGTCTATGAATATGAAGTTAGAGTGAGAAACCATACCGGAGTAAGTGATGCAGTAAGTGTTCAAGTATTAACTACCCCGGCAGCTCCCGGAACGTTGCACGTTAGAAAAGTAGATTCACAGCCCAATTTGGCCGAAATTCATTTTGATTCAGTACGAGGAGCAGATGCTTACCGCATCATCGCGACTACTTCGGACGGTGCCACCGTATTTGATCAGACGGTATCTGATCCTGGCAGCCTTCCCTATGTTAGCAACCTCGTTCCAGGAACCATTCATAACATTTCGGTAACGGCAATGAATGAAAGTGGAGCAGGTGGTAGCAGTAGAACCGGATTCCTCACACTGCCGGCAATGCCCGGTGAGTTTATGGCCGTTCAAATCCAGGAGAATGATATTTCATTAACGTGGGAGACAGTGACTTCTGCAACGTATTATGGGCTTTCACGCGATGGAACAGCCATATATGAAGGAGAGCAGACGGAGTATCTGGACTCGGGTCTGGATAGCGGAACGGAGTACAGCTATACGTTAATAGCCGGAAATGAGACAGGAACAGGACCGTTGGCAGGATTACCTTTGCTCAAGACTTTACCTGGGAAGGTGTCCGGCTTACAGGTATCAGATGCTTCCACAGGGAGCCTTCGTCTGAATTGGGAAGCAGTACGAGGAGCCGATCGTTATGAGTTATGGTTGAATGGAGAGAAGTCGGGAACGGTTCCTGCTGGAAACCAAGAATGGGTCTATGCGGGACTGAGTTCAGGAACATCTTATCAACTGGATGTACAAGCAGTGAACGGAAGTGGACAGGGGATACTCAGTTCGGTATCAGGAACAACATTACCGGAGAGCCCGTCGGGACTTCACGTTGTTCAAGTAACTGAACAGGGAGCAATCTTGAGCTGGGAGCCTGTAGCTGGGGCAACGAAATATCGGGTGGTCATCGATGGACAGAGCCATGAGATATCAGATACACAACTCGCAGTTCACCACCTGTCAAGCAGTCATGAGTACACCTATGAAGTACAGGCGGGCAATGCTGCCGGGTACGGTGCATCCACCAGTAGTACAATTCTTACGCTACCTAGCAGGCCGGAAGGACTGAATGTCACATCGACTGGTGAGACAAGTATAGGACTTGCATGGCAAGCTGTAGATACGGCGAATCTCTATATTGTGAAAATCAATGGAACAGAAGTGGGCAGAACATCAGAACTGGCCTACACGGCTGAGGAATTGTTGCCAGGTACAGAGTACGCTTTGGAAGTTCAGGCTACGAATGCTTCTGGTACAGGTGAGACAGCGCAGCTCATCCGATTGTCTAAACCTGTGTCGCCTGCCGAAGTACTTGTTGATCCAGGAGTACATCATGCAAAAGTTTCCTGGTCTATCGTGGAAGGTGCCGCTGAATACGTGATTGAGCAGAATGGCAAGGAGATCTATAGAGGAATTGAGAATGAAGCAACGATTACAGGGCTCCAGGATGGAACGTTGCATCGCTATCAACTATGGGCAGTCAATAGACAGGAGACTCGTTCTGAAGCGACGGATGTATCTCTACTGACTTTGCCTGAGAAACCCGTTAAGATTGCGGTATATGATGTGGCAAAAAACAGCCTGGGTCTGGATTTCAGTAACACTGGTGTCCAAGGGGCAGATCATTATGTCATTGAAAGGGATGGAAGAGAGATCACTCAGATGGATTCAAGTGAAACCCATTTCGTAGACAAGGATCTGTTGCCAGGAACGAAATACACTTATGTGATTCGGGCAGTCAATACGAGTGGAACGAGTGCGCCGCTTACTTTCAGTGTAATGACTCAAACGTTGCCATTGGTTGCAGAAAGTATAACAGTGAAAGCCGGAACACATGTGGTGGATCTGGCTTGGGATGTTGTTCAGGGAGCAGCAGCATATGAGATTCGTAATCAGGTAACGGGAGATGTGCAGAGCGTGTCTGAACCGTCTGTACATCTCAATAGTATGCTGGATGGCACGGCGTATGAATTCGAACTTGTTGCGATTAATGAAGATGGGCATCGGTCAGAGTCTATTCAGATTCAAGTTTTAACGAAACCCATATCACCTCAGACGGCAGGCATAACACACATCACAGATCAGACTGCGGTATTGGACCTGACTGGAAGCTCAACACGGGGAGCAGAGCAATTCATCATTATGCGGGATGGTGTTGAAGTCGCTAAGGTTCCAGCAGATCAAGCTTCATTTGAAGATGATGGACTGACACCAGGAGAGCATTACACGTATACCATCAAAACATCGAATGCTACGGGAGAGAGTGATTCCGGTTTCGAAGTTCACTTGCGAACGTTGCCTGCGATCATTCATGAACCTTTACATGCAAGCAAGATTGGGGAAAAGGAGGGATGGATCTCTTGGCCAAAGGTACAAGGTGCGGAGGGATATACCATACGTATCGGAGATCAGATGTTCACCACGATTGAAGAAGGGGATATCACAGAGGTGAGATTAACTCATCTGGAGAGTGCAACCCGATATGATCAGGTACAGATTATTCCTTATAATACTGCTGGTTCAGGAAGCCCAATGACCGTGATTCCTTTTTACACCTTGCCTCATGTGGATTCACTGGAAATGAAGATATACCCCGAGACTGATCATGCTAAATTGGAATGGGATTTCCCTTATGTAAACGAAACATTCGTTGTATTGCTGGATGGCACGGAAGTATACCGAGGCACACAAAAAGAGTTAATTATTGATCAACTGGATGCAGGCAAGCAGTACCCGATTGAAATCCATACAGTGAATGATCAGGGAGATGCATCGGAGAAGCTGGCGTATTCTGTCCTGACCAAGCCAGCAGCTCCGGTCAAAGTGGAGTATCATTCGGCGAAGGACCACATCCGTCTTCTATTGGAACAGAGCCGGGTGGAAGGTGCCGAGCAGTTTATCATTGAGCGGGATGGTGTGGAGATTGCTCGTGTTCCTGCAGACGAACTGTTCTATGACGACAAGGAACTCGAACCGGGCGTGAACTATATCTATATAGTGAAGGCCATGAATGCCTCCGGCAGTAGTGATGGTGGTTATTACCTTCATGCAATGACTTTGCCTGGTAGTGCTGCTTCATCTCCTGTAGTAGAGGGGCGTTCCATGTATGGTGCAGACATTGTATGGGAACTGATTCCTGGTGCTGGGGGTTATCGAGTTTATCGAAACGAAGAGCTTGTGGGAACAACAACGGAGACATCCATACATGTGTCTGAATTAAACAGTGCCGAGCGTTATACTGACTTTGCAATCGTTCCATTTAATGAGGCAGGTGAGGGTGAGGCGCTCCAGGTTCCGGAATTCGAGACGTTGCCTTCCGAGGATCTGACAGTTGCAGCCGTAGCGCAAGGCACAAGTGCGATTAAGCTAACTTGGGAACTGGATTCAATAAATGAGGTGATTGTGATCACCCATAAAGATCGTGAGATCTACCGTGGCACGCAGCGCAGTCATGTATGGACAGGACTGAATGCCGAGCAGCATTATGAGGTGGAAGTATGGACGGAGAATTCAGCAGGTGAAAAAAGTGAAAGAAAACGGGCAGCAGCCATGACTTTTCCGTATCCACTATCCTCCTGGAGCGGTGGCGGTGCAACCCCGAGTCCAAACGCATCGGAACAAGCCGATGAGGCGAGTTCACAACCTGAACCTTCTGATGAGCAACCTGAGTTACCTGCGAAAAAAAGTATCAAATTTATCGATATCAGCCAAACATTCAATAAAGATCAGATTACCTGGCTTGCGGAACAAAATATCATTCAAGGTGTAAGTGAAACTCGCTTCGAGCCACGCCGTCCGATCACGCGTGCAGAATTTACCGCATTAATCGTGCGTTTGATGGGTGTGGATACAACGGTTAATGAACAGCATGGATTTCAGGATGTGAAAGATGAGGATTGGTTTGCTCCTGAGATTAAGGCTGCCGTTCACCATAAAATGGTTCAAGGGATGGGGAACGGCAAATTCGCTCCGTATGCACTGGTAACCCGTGAACAGGCATCCAAGATTATAGCAAATGTTGTCCGTAAAATCAGACCGGAATCGCTGACTTCCCCAAGAGTGTTTACCGACCAGACTGATGTATCCGATTGGGCCAAAGAAGAAGTGCAGGAACTTGCAGGTTTGTACATGATTACCGGATATGAAGACGGCAGCTTCCGTCCCATGCAGCACTTAAGCAGATCCGAAGCTGCAGCGCTGATCTTCCGTTTAAATAAGCTGATTCAAGTCATGGATGAGAAGCGTACAGATCAAGTGGAGAAAGCGTCAGCGTTCAATCGTCATATCTAG
- a CDS encoding SDR family oxidoreductase produces the protein MKALFIGGTGTISTAITEMLAQQGCELYLINRGNQNDDLPSEVNVLQADINDEARVAELIADLEFDVVADFIAFVPSQLERDYRLFKDKTKQFIFISSASAYQTPLADYRITEGTPLSNPYWEYSRNKIACEDYLMKQYREHGFPVTIVRPSHTYGDKSVPLGVHGAQGSWQVLKRIREGKPVIIHGDGTSLWTITHNTDFAKGFIGLMGNIHAIGESVHITSDESVTWNQIHEIIAGVLGVKLHAVHVPSEFLAACSDQDLRGGLLGDKANTVVFDNSKLKRLVPDFVATTRADQGIRSTIEHILAHPELQTEDPEFDVWCDKVVGALDEALLKIRDEK, from the coding sequence ATGAAAGCGCTATTTATTGGAGGGACAGGCACCATCAGTACGGCCATTACGGAGATGCTTGCACAGCAAGGCTGTGAACTTTATTTAATTAATCGTGGCAATCAGAACGATGACTTACCTAGTGAGGTCAACGTACTTCAAGCCGATATTAATGACGAGGCACGTGTAGCGGAACTGATAGCTGATCTGGAATTTGATGTTGTGGCAGACTTTATCGCTTTTGTACCGTCTCAATTGGAGCGAGATTACCGTTTGTTCAAGGATAAAACAAAGCAGTTTATATTTATAAGTTCAGCATCAGCGTATCAGACTCCCCTGGCTGATTACCGGATCACGGAAGGTACGCCCTTATCGAATCCATACTGGGAGTATTCTCGCAACAAGATTGCCTGTGAAGACTATCTGATGAAACAATACCGCGAGCACGGATTCCCTGTGACCATCGTGCGTCCGAGCCATACGTATGGCGACAAATCGGTACCTCTCGGTGTTCATGGTGCTCAAGGCAGCTGGCAGGTTCTCAAGCGTATACGTGAAGGCAAACCCGTTATCATCCATGGAGATGGCACCTCACTGTGGACGATTACACACAATACTGATTTTGCCAAAGGGTTTATCGGGCTGATGGGAAATATCCATGCCATTGGTGAATCGGTACATATCACCTCGGACGAATCCGTCACCTGGAATCAGATCCATGAGATTATAGCTGGCGTGTTGGGCGTTAAGCTTCATGCGGTACATGTACCCTCTGAGTTCTTGGCAGCATGCAGTGATCAGGATCTTCGCGGCGGATTGCTGGGTGACAAAGCCAATACCGTTGTCTTTGATAACAGTAAGCTGAAGAGGCTTGTTCCGGATTTTGTAGCAACGACAAGAGCAGATCAGGGCATTCGAAGTACGATTGAGCATATTCTGGCGCATCCTGAATTACAGACCGAAGATCCGGAATTTGATGTATGGTGTGACAAGGTCGTTGGCGCATTGGACGAAGCGTTATTAAAGATCAGAGATGAGAAATGA
- a CDS encoding DMT family transporter, with protein sequence MKYYLSVLAGAMSYGILSTIVVLAYGEGYKLGEVVGAQLITGFLLSWMLALYTRFRTKRKSQANGKASGAVAQVFKRLTWKQRLILMAAGTPTVITGLVYYQSLRYIPASLAIILLFQFTWISVLIQAISKRQRPDKVTFLTLIILFGGTLLAAGFLEQGLGEFNGLGIALGLMAAVSYSLFVLFSGKAVPSAHPAFRSAWMVTGGLILLCILFPPTFLFNGLIWSQLLVFGLLLGFFGAFIPPVLFAIGVPHIGGDMAGILGAVELPIAVLLSSIVLHEHVSGLQWFGVIVVLIGVALPELYKLRTRRSRNTPIYS encoded by the coding sequence ATGAAATATTATCTGTCCGTTCTCGCGGGAGCGATGAGCTATGGCATATTATCCACGATTGTGGTTCTGGCGTACGGCGAAGGATATAAACTTGGAGAGGTTGTGGGAGCACAGCTGATCACGGGTTTTCTTCTATCCTGGATGCTGGCGCTATACACAAGATTTAGAACAAAACGTAAGTCACAGGCAAATGGCAAAGCATCAGGAGCCGTGGCACAGGTATTCAAGCGGTTGACGTGGAAACAACGTCTGATATTGATGGCTGCTGGAACACCAACCGTAATTACAGGTCTCGTGTATTATCAGTCTTTGCGTTACATTCCGGCTTCACTTGCCATTATCCTGTTGTTCCAGTTCACTTGGATTAGTGTATTGATTCAGGCGATAAGCAAACGACAACGTCCAGACAAAGTCACGTTCCTGACGTTGATCATTCTGTTTGGTGGAACCTTGCTGGCAGCGGGTTTCCTGGAACAAGGATTGGGTGAGTTCAACGGTCTGGGTATTGCTCTTGGGCTAATGGCAGCCGTAAGTTATTCCCTGTTTGTCTTGTTCAGCGGCAAAGCGGTTCCTTCAGCGCATCCAGCCTTCCGCAGTGCGTGGATGGTTACAGGCGGATTGATCCTGCTGTGCATTTTGTTCCCGCCGACATTCCTCTTTAACGGATTGATCTGGAGCCAGTTGCTTGTATTTGGATTGCTGCTTGGATTCTTCGGGGCATTCATTCCACCAGTACTGTTCGCTATCGGCGTTCCGCATATTGGTGGTGACATGGCCGGAATCCTGGGTGCAGTGGAGCTTCCAATTGCAGTTTTGTTATCCTCAATCGTGCTCCATGAGCATGTCAGCGGATTGCAATGGTTCGGAGTTATTGTTGTGCTCATTGGTGTAGCCCTGCCAGAGTTGTATAAATTACGCACGAGACGAAGTCGGAATACTCCGATCTATTCCTGA
- a CDS encoding cupredoxin domain-containing protein gives MKSWFGKTWPWLTLGLTVVVLLGSFLVYFMGKDVSPGSGSAVTAQAETPEDLKGYEVIDVDVSNDGFGPDVIEVKAGVPTKINFILTRSVTHVKSVGSQKLGMDLYMQKGPNYYTVDKDLPKGEYEIHCGMYMIYATIKVV, from the coding sequence ATGAAAAGCTGGTTTGGAAAAACATGGCCTTGGTTAACGCTGGGTCTGACCGTTGTTGTACTGCTTGGATCATTTTTGGTTTATTTTATGGGCAAAGACGTATCCCCTGGATCGGGAAGTGCAGTAACAGCACAAGCCGAGACTCCGGAGGATTTGAAGGGATATGAAGTCATTGATGTGGACGTAAGCAACGATGGTTTTGGACCAGACGTTATCGAGGTGAAGGCTGGCGTACCGACTAAAATCAACTTTATTCTGACCCGGTCGGTGACACATGTGAAATCAGTGGGATCACAAAAGCTTGGCATGGATCTATACATGCAAAAGGGACCTAATTATTATACGGTCGACAAAGATCTGCCGAAGGGCGAATACGAGATTCACTGCGGTATGTACATGATATACGCAACGATTAAGGTCGTATAA